The following proteins are co-located in the Sporosarcina pasteurii genome:
- a CDS encoding DUF5082 family protein, which yields MNERIALQNQYNSQQTQLNQCSWQLVSLNDKIESIKILKGKFIDLKNDLLDLKSKLNEESRESHKYWKGQLLQDHNDLFKSSLVNGSLSTYIKNVDRNLDDLNNELMRLQNEVYSTEGLIGKIKSSLNWIATKLDNLVN from the coding sequence GTGAACGAAAGAATCGCACTTCAAAATCAATACAATTCACAGCAAACTCAGTTAAATCAATGCAGTTGGCAACTTGTTTCTCTGAATGATAAGATTGAATCTATCAAAATATTAAAGGGTAAATTTATTGACCTGAAAAATGATTTACTAGATTTGAAAAGCAAGTTAAACGAAGAGTCTAGAGAAAGTCATAAGTATTGGAAAGGTCAGCTACTACAAGATCACAATGACTTATTTAAAAGCTCGTTAGTCAATGGTAGTTTATCGACGTATATAAAAAACGTTGATCGTAATTTAGACGATTTAAATAATGAATTAATGAGATTGCAGAATGAAGTTTACAGTACAGAAGGTCTGATTGGAAAAATCAAATCATCATTGAATTGGATTGCGACAAAGTTGGATAATCTAGTAAATTAA
- a CDS encoding pyridoxamine 5'-phosphate oxidase family protein produces the protein MNSKKEALKILKESYVGTMATVRQNKPHTRYMTFFNDEFTLYTATSKQTEKVDELNANPHTHILIGYEGKGMGDEYLEIEGTVSISDDESIKEKVWNKHMKPWFSGPEDPNLVILKISPDAMRLMNKKGEEPKEITL, from the coding sequence ATGAATTCGAAAAAAGAAGCACTGAAGATCCTGAAAGAGAGCTATGTTGGAACGATGGCGACTGTTCGACAAAACAAGCCACACACTCGTTATATGACCTTTTTTAATGATGAGTTTACGCTGTACACAGCAACATCGAAACAAACCGAAAAGGTGGATGAACTAAATGCCAATCCACATACGCATATCTTAATCGGGTACGAAGGAAAAGGGATGGGTGACGAATACCTTGAAATCGAAGGGACAGTCTCCATCTCTGACGATGAAAGTATAAAGGAGAAGGTATGGAATAAACATATGAAACCATGGTTTAGTGGGCCAGAGGATCCAAACCTCGTCATTTTGAAAATTTCACCCGATGCAATGCGTCTGATGAATAAAAAAGGTGAAGAGCCAAAAGAAATTACACTATAA
- a CDS encoding DUF1672 family protein, translating into MLNSAEEEKGYELVDGKNGSKRIKLTDEERERLEKKGEEYRKENYVPVQEYIGEGYMLEPDEGTDALAEKHKDEVEQAVKNFFQDKYKTEVKVHNIVGTTGAASIFVESIGEPHFYTSAIIPVDVKNNKVKFEDVWSLEDEVEQGIVTGLLAMIYDKEFEKLDKYFTEFINKHPVTGQKVEALANVGANNFSTPYYRLSVNTHYFEELINAYLENSNRSKEEWKSFGDKLSYKPEDLIIAIELFMDDQNSEPDDEIIDLVSNDIIRMEGLPRAEYAIDLHDNYVDKTSGVGNKKNSLSRGFPEQIIKV; encoded by the coding sequence ATGTTGAATTCTGCTGAAGAGGAAAAAGGTTATGAATTGGTTGATGGGAAAAATGGATCTAAAAGAATTAAATTGACAGATGAAGAAAGAGAACGATTGGAGAAAAAGGGAGAAGAGTACAGGAAAGAGAACTATGTACCAGTTCAGGAGTATATCGGTGAAGGATACATGTTAGAGCCGGATGAAGGAACTGACGCGTTGGCAGAGAAACATAAAGATGAAGTTGAACAAGCTGTAAAAAATTTTTTTCAAGATAAATATAAAACGGAAGTAAAAGTGCATAACATCGTTGGAACAACAGGCGCTGCATCGATTTTTGTAGAATCAATTGGCGAACCACACTTCTACACCTCAGCAATTATTCCAGTAGATGTGAAAAATAATAAAGTGAAATTTGAAGATGTTTGGTCATTAGAAGACGAAGTGGAACAGGGTATCGTCACAGGATTGCTTGCAATGATTTATGATAAAGAATTCGAGAAGTTAGACAAGTATTTTACGGAATTTATAAATAAACATCCTGTTACTGGACAAAAAGTAGAAGCATTAGCAAATGTCGGTGCAAACAACTTCTCTACGCCTTATTATCGCTTGAGCGTAAATACACATTATTTTGAAGAACTGATAAACGCTTACTTGGAAAATTCGAATCGTTCAAAGGAAGAATGGAAGTCATTCGGAGATAAATTATCTTATAAACCTGAAGATTTGATTATAGCAATTGAATTATTTATGGATGATCAAAATAGTGAACCCGATGATGAAATAATAGACCTAGTTTCGAACGATATTATTCGTATGGAAGGATTACCCCGTGCAGAGTATGCAATCGATTTACATGACAACTACGTTGATAAAACTTCTGGAGTGGGAAATAAGAAGAATTCACTTAGTCGTGGCTTTCCTGAACAAATTATTAAGGTGTGA
- a CDS encoding cupin domain-containing protein, translated as MIMIHLEPGQEDQQLVEHSGEESGLVLKGEMTIILEDEEFLLKEGDSIRFKSSIPHRFFNHTNETAISVWGMTGRVL; from the coding sequence ATGATTATGATTCACCTAGAACCTGGACAAGAAGATCAACAACTTGTCGAGCATTCAGGTGAAGAATCTGGCCTTGTTTTGAAAGGCGAAATGACGATTATCCTAGAAGACGAAGAATTTCTTTTAAAAGAAGGCGATAGCATTCGTTTCAAAAGTTCAATACCACACCGTTTTTTTAATCATACCAACGAAACCGCGATCTCTGTCTGGGGCATGACTGGGCGAGTTTTATAA
- a CDS encoding helix-turn-helix domain-containing protein, with the protein MFDGRKIRQLRAELKLSLKELSEKSDVSVSMISQIERRNADPTLTTLYKICKGLDVSISTLLGTDKETTQIVRKNERKTDNFPKFTRKI; encoded by the coding sequence ATGTTCGATGGACGTAAAATTCGACAACTGCGCGCAGAACTGAAACTTTCATTAAAAGAGCTATCCGAAAAGTCCGATGTCAGTGTTAGTATGATTAGCCAAATTGAACGTCGAAATGCAGACCCGACACTCACAACTTTGTATAAAATATGTAAAGGATTGGATGTTTCGATTTCTACGCTGTTAGGAACGGATAAAGAGACGACCCAGATTGTTCGAAAAAATGAACGCAAAACCGATAACTTTCCCAAATTCACACGCAAAATATGA
- a CDS encoding DUF819 domain-containing protein, with translation METSLIKSDDMITLWGIIVIWAAASIYLEQKYKWAGKISGAIIALIGAIVLSNTGIIPLESPVYDAVWTFIIPLAIPLLLFHVNFKKIWQESGKLLIIFLLSSIGTVAGTILSFFLLKEHIPYLDTIGAMMSASYVGGGVNFAAMAAKFETPGEMVSSTIVADNLMMALYFIVLMIIPTMNFFRKRYSHPHVLEVELANKNGQGETQAENFWKRKDISLKDIALSVGTAFFLVVISFKLAELFGSWIPSGDGASFGINLLAGLFGDKYLVLTTITFLSLAIFPNYFASINGSQEIGTFLIYLFFVVIGIPASIPLIIQNAPLLLIFVAIIVSINMLISLTAGRLFKFDLEEILLVSNANIGGPTTAAAMAIAKGWTNLIGPILVVGTIGYIIGNYIGTTLGLWFGTMM, from the coding sequence ATGGAAACTTCACTTATCAAATCAGATGACATGATCACCCTTTGGGGAATTATTGTCATATGGGCAGCGGCTAGTATTTATTTAGAACAAAAATATAAGTGGGCAGGAAAAATATCCGGAGCGATTATCGCGTTAATTGGCGCCATCGTCTTATCCAATACTGGCATCATTCCACTTGAATCACCTGTCTATGATGCAGTTTGGACGTTCATTATTCCACTTGCCATACCACTTCTATTATTCCACGTGAACTTTAAAAAGATCTGGCAAGAAAGTGGTAAGTTATTAATTATTTTCTTACTTAGCTCTATCGGTACAGTTGCAGGTACCATCCTCAGTTTCTTCTTATTGAAAGAGCATATCCCATACCTCGACACAATTGGAGCGATGATGAGTGCTTCGTATGTTGGTGGGGGTGTGAATTTTGCGGCGATGGCGGCTAAATTTGAAACGCCTGGGGAAATGGTATCTTCAACGATTGTCGCGGATAATTTAATGATGGCTCTTTATTTTATTGTTTTAATGATCATTCCAACAATGAATTTTTTCAGAAAGCGTTATTCTCACCCGCACGTTTTGGAAGTTGAACTTGCTAATAAAAATGGGCAAGGAGAAACGCAAGCTGAAAACTTTTGGAAACGTAAAGATATCTCATTAAAAGATATTGCCTTATCTGTTGGAACTGCATTTTTCTTAGTGGTGATTTCTTTTAAGTTAGCTGAACTATTTGGAAGTTGGATTCCAAGCGGTGATGGTGCTTCATTTGGGATCAATTTATTAGCTGGACTTTTTGGTGATAAATACTTAGTGTTAACAACCATTACATTTTTGTCACTTGCTATTTTCCCAAATTATTTCGCAAGCATCAACGGAAGCCAAGAGATTGGTACATTTTTAATCTACTTATTTTTTGTCGTCATTGGGATACCTGCTTCTATTCCACTTATCATTCAAAATGCACCGCTACTACTTATCTTTGTAGCAATTATCGTCTCAATCAATATGCTTATTTCACTCACGGCCGGAAGACTATTCAAGTTCGACCTAGAGGAAATCTTGCTTGTGAGTAACGCTAATATCGGTGGCCCAACAACAGCAGCAGCCATGGCAATTGCGAAAGGCTGGACAAACTTAATCGGGCCCATATTGGTCGTCGGAACAATTGGTTATATTATCGGTAACTATATTGGAACGACATTAGGTCTCTGGTTTGGAACGATGATGTAA
- a CDS encoding dipeptidase: MFDIHSDLLTDIAWRRSRGETNVFDRIHYPRLKQGGIDSMICVIWVEPAFRNNPLARFQEVLQHAIDDLRTSKHANICLTTKDMNLTNSDTINLFLGIEGMTFIEEWLKDFSDDNVGSAFKHLHQQQFRHAIFVWNEWNAFASGTGAIDTPPKRGITHFGELAVQQLNAMNWILDVSHLDEASFWDMYRLTEQPLMASHSNAYTLCTHERNLKDEQIKAIAARDGLIGLNAFNGFIDKSNPTLESFIDHAVYIAELVGPEYIAFGFDFIDYLAPYDIGASFTGSTLGLENVTKVPTLLDAMEKRGFTPKEIKGIRFHNAFQFMKKHIKN, from the coding sequence GTGTTCGATATCCATTCAGATCTTTTAACGGATATTGCTTGGAGGCGGAGTCGAGGAGAAACGAATGTATTTGATCGCATTCATTACCCTAGATTAAAACAAGGCGGCATCGATTCAATGATTTGCGTGATTTGGGTTGAACCGGCATTTCGCAACAATCCACTTGCACGATTCCAGGAAGTACTACAACATGCAATAGATGACTTACGCACTTCCAAACATGCAAACATTTGTCTGACGACCAAAGATATGAATCTAACGAACTCAGATACCATCAACCTATTTTTAGGGATTGAAGGAATGACTTTTATCGAAGAGTGGCTAAAAGACTTTTCAGACGACAACGTTGGAAGCGCCTTCAAACATCTACATCAACAACAATTTAGACACGCCATCTTTGTTTGGAATGAATGGAATGCATTCGCAAGTGGTACAGGAGCAATTGATACACCTCCAAAGAGAGGCATTACACATTTTGGAGAATTAGCAGTTCAGCAGTTAAATGCTATGAATTGGATTCTAGATGTTTCCCATTTGGATGAAGCTTCCTTTTGGGATATGTATCGCCTAACTGAACAGCCATTGATGGCCTCCCACAGTAATGCATATACACTCTGTACGCATGAACGAAATTTAAAGGATGAACAAATTAAAGCGATTGCTGCACGTGACGGACTCATCGGATTGAATGCATTCAATGGGTTTATCGATAAAAGTAATCCTACACTAGAAAGTTTTATCGACCACGCGGTATATATCGCAGAACTTGTAGGTCCTGAATACATAGCTTTCGGTTTTGACTTTATCGATTACTTAGCCCCATATGATATAGGGGCTTCTTTCACTGGCAGTACTTTGGGACTTGAAAACGTAACAAAAGTTCCAACTTTATTAGACGCCATGGAAAAAAGAGGATTTACTCCCAAAGAAATCAAAGGGATCCGTTTTCATAATGCGTTTCAATTCATGAAAAAACATATAAAAAATTAG
- a CDS encoding MurR/RpiR family transcriptional regulator: MEPKYLVESKKKYDSLTKGLKKVADNLFADPMTFAIHPAKKSGEIIGVSETMIIRFCHEIGYKGFKDFQFDVREYLLNHMQETTSVKNDHPLFDSMLTDIAHLNRNIEQLDVNLIEQAVNMIMSSKKRLIVGHYQSFTFAHWLSINLQYLVGDTILYRAEEDFQLVEQLPEESIVIAFSFFRYATDTLRLAEKAKNRGLKVIAITDTNASPIVEFADVVIPLVFTRNRVLIHKSPITMSFLNVLLFEVMNVLEREGKRKSISGQDYKYYINEGK, from the coding sequence ATGGAGCCTAAATATTTAGTTGAGTCGAAGAAGAAATATGATTCGCTAACAAAAGGATTAAAGAAAGTAGCGGATAATTTATTTGCGGACCCAATGACATTTGCGATTCATCCGGCGAAGAAGTCGGGTGAAATCATTGGTGTTTCTGAGACAATGATTATTCGATTCTGTCATGAAATTGGTTACAAAGGATTTAAAGATTTTCAGTTTGATGTAAGAGAATATTTATTAAATCATATGCAAGAAACGACTTCGGTGAAAAATGATCATCCACTATTTGATAGTATGTTGACAGATATTGCGCATTTAAATAGAAATATAGAGCAACTCGATGTGAATCTTATTGAACAAGCCGTCAATATGATTATGTCTAGTAAAAAAAGACTCATTGTCGGACACTATCAATCTTTCACTTTCGCACATTGGTTATCAATTAATTTGCAGTACCTTGTAGGGGATACCATTTTATATCGAGCCGAAGAAGATTTTCAGTTGGTTGAGCAGTTACCTGAAGAGTCGATTGTCATTGCCTTTTCTTTCTTTAGGTACGCGACGGATACATTAAGATTAGCAGAAAAAGCAAAGAATAGAGGATTAAAAGTAATTGCGATTACGGATACGAATGCTTCACCGATTGTTGAGTTTGCTGATGTTGTAATTCCATTAGTTTTTACTAGAAATCGCGTGTTGATTCATAAATCGCCAATTACAATGTCTTTCTTAAATGTTCTTTTATTTGAAGTGATGAATGTTCTGGAAAGAGAAGGGAAAAGGAAGTCTATTTCGGGACAGGATTATAAATATTATATAAATGAGGGGAAATAA
- a CDS encoding M20 peptidase aminoacylase family protein, with protein MGNTIEEKVLSTFHYLHENAEISWEEVNTTKYIKETLEKYGCETITYVDATGVVGKYGNFSKGLPVVAIRADIDALWQEVDGKFQPNHSCGHDAHMSMVFGVLWKLKETPELKDHVAIKFIFQPAEEVGEGALKMVEKGAVEDVDYLYGVHLRPIEETPMGSAAPVIVHGATKTIQVQVTGTDAHGARPHLNTNAIEVGTEIVNLLSKIHLDPRIPHSAKMTKFEAGGKSANIIPGSASFSFDLRAQNNEVMKELVEKVHAIFDAVRNLYNIQLEVTKESGIAAAKTNDEAISIMSKAIENVLGVDQVDKPLVTPGGDDFHFYTIKKPSLKATMLGLGCDLAPGLHHPNMRFNTEALMNGVDILHEAVIQTYEMNK; from the coding sequence ATGGGGAATACAATCGAGGAAAAAGTACTGAGTACATTTCATTATTTACATGAAAATGCGGAAATCAGCTGGGAAGAAGTAAATACGACTAAGTATATAAAGGAAACTTTAGAGAAGTACGGTTGTGAAACGATTACATATGTGGATGCAACGGGTGTGGTTGGGAAATACGGTAACTTTTCAAAGGGATTGCCAGTCGTTGCCATTCGAGCTGACATTGACGCACTTTGGCAAGAAGTAGACGGGAAATTCCAACCGAACCATTCTTGCGGCCATGATGCACATATGTCGATGGTATTTGGTGTTTTATGGAAATTAAAAGAAACGCCTGAACTAAAAGATCATGTAGCGATTAAATTCATTTTCCAACCTGCCGAAGAAGTTGGAGAAGGGGCGCTTAAAATGGTAGAGAAAGGCGCTGTTGAAGATGTAGATTATTTATACGGCGTTCATTTGAGACCAATTGAAGAAACTCCTATGGGAAGTGCCGCACCAGTCATTGTTCATGGTGCGACGAAGACAATTCAAGTACAAGTAACTGGTACAGATGCACATGGCGCAAGACCGCATTTAAATACGAATGCAATCGAGGTCGGGACGGAAATTGTAAATTTATTGAGTAAAATTCACCTAGATCCGCGAATTCCTCATTCTGCAAAAATGACAAAATTCGAAGCGGGTGGGAAAAGCGCCAATATTATTCCAGGCAGTGCATCGTTTTCTTTTGACTTACGTGCTCAAAACAATGAAGTTATGAAGGAACTTGTAGAAAAGGTTCACGCAATATTTGATGCGGTACGTAACTTGTATAATATCCAATTGGAAGTGACAAAAGAGAGTGGAATTGCGGCAGCTAAAACAAACGATGAAGCCATCTCGATTATGAGTAAAGCGATTGAAAATGTTTTAGGTGTCGATCAAGTAGACAAGCCATTGGTCACGCCTGGCGGAGATGACTTCCACTTTTATACCATTAAGAAGCCGAGCTTAAAAGCGACGATGCTAGGACTCGGATGCGATTTGGCACCAGGACTTCATCATCCGAACATGAGATTTAATACGGAAGCACTGATGAATGGTGTCGATATTTTACATGAGGCAGTGATTCAAACGTATGAGATGAATAAATAA
- a CDS encoding YfcC family protein: MNTTTKKKFKFSMPDAFIIIFSIVALASIATYIIPSGAYDRETIDGVTRVVPDSYAKTEANPTNLLDLFTSIQIGMVQSANIIFLIFIIGGIVRVIESTGAIDSGINSLIQKTKGRYMLLITSVAGIFGLLASMGLAANAVIAFIPIGIALARSLKLDAIVGISTIYLGYYAGMIAGIFDPTILGLAQTIAELPLFSGMPLRIVIFIALITITITYTNLYAKKIKHNPERSIMGNKPFGDHEEVEVSTQENVQNTTFSAVQKSVLLTFIGAIGIFIFGAFTRGWGLNELVGIFLIMGVVIAIIARITPNNFVKTFIEGAQAITYGALVVGLARAVIVVLEDGKIIDTIVNAALGPLQSMPVLLGGQLLFIFNLLFNLLVTSGTGQAAIVMPIMVPLVDMLGITRQTGTLAFMLGDGITNIITPTSGVLMAVLAVGGVKWTQWVRFAFPIMLMWVIVGIISITYAIYTGYGPF, translated from the coding sequence ATGAACACAACAACAAAAAAGAAATTTAAATTTTCGATGCCCGATGCATTCATCATTATTTTCAGCATTGTTGCTTTGGCGTCAATTGCAACATACATTATTCCATCAGGAGCTTATGATCGTGAAACAATTGACGGTGTTACGAGAGTTGTTCCTGATAGTTATGCGAAAACTGAAGCGAACCCTACAAATTTATTAGATTTATTTACATCTATTCAAATTGGGATGGTTCAATCCGCGAATATTATCTTTTTAATATTTATTATTGGTGGGATTGTAAGAGTAATTGAATCGACAGGCGCGATTGACTCTGGGATTAATTCGCTCATCCAAAAGACAAAAGGTCGTTATATGCTGCTTATTACTTCAGTAGCAGGGATTTTTGGTTTACTGGCTTCGATGGGATTGGCAGCAAATGCTGTAATTGCCTTCATACCGATAGGAATTGCATTAGCAAGGTCATTAAAGCTCGATGCAATTGTAGGAATCTCAACAATTTATCTTGGGTATTATGCGGGGATGATTGCAGGTATTTTTGATCCGACGATTCTAGGACTTGCTCAAACGATTGCAGAATTACCACTGTTTTCGGGTATGCCGTTACGTATCGTTATTTTTATTGCGTTAATTACGATTACGATTACATATACAAACCTTTACGCTAAAAAGATTAAACATAATCCAGAAAGATCGATTATGGGGAATAAACCATTCGGAGATCACGAAGAAGTGGAAGTTTCAACTCAAGAAAACGTTCAAAATACAACTTTTTCAGCCGTCCAAAAATCAGTTTTACTAACTTTTATTGGTGCTATCGGTATTTTTATTTTCGGTGCGTTTACACGTGGTTGGGGACTAAATGAATTAGTTGGAATTTTCTTAATTATGGGTGTCGTGATTGCAATTATCGCACGCATTACCCCAAATAACTTTGTTAAAACGTTTATCGAAGGTGCGCAAGCCATTACGTACGGCGCACTTGTCGTCGGTCTGGCCCGTGCAGTCATCGTCGTTTTAGAGGATGGAAAAATTATCGATACAATTGTAAATGCTGCGTTAGGGCCTTTACAATCAATGCCTGTATTATTAGGCGGACAACTCTTATTTATTTTCAACCTGCTATTTAATTTACTCGTTACATCAGGAACAGGTCAAGCTGCAATCGTTATGCCGATCATGGTTCCACTCGTTGATATGTTAGGGATTACAAGACAAACTGGAACACTAGCCTTTATGCTCGGCGACGGGATTACAAATATTATTACACCGACTTCTGGTGTGTTAATGGCCGTACTCGCAGTGGGCGGCGTTAAATGGACACAATGGGTTCGTTTTGCGTTTCCAATCATGCTCATGTGGGTAATTGTAGGGATCATTTCTATCACATATGCCATTTACACGGGATATGGACCGTTTTAA
- a CDS encoding CaiB/BaiF CoA-transferase family protein codes for MKRPLEGIKVLELGNIVAAPFAGKILAEFGAEVIKVEEPTSGDPLRQWRVMHNGTSVWWSVQSRNKKSVTANLREPHGQEIVKKLVSKVDVVLENFKPGTLEKWKLGYEELKKINPSIILTRISGYGQTGPYKEKPGFGSVAEAIGGLRYLTGYPDLPPVRMGIAIGDMVAGLYAVIGTLMALRVRDEHPEKKGQVIDVALYEAVFSLLEGVLPEYDLSGQIRERTGSTLPGVAPSNTYECADGKHVVIGGNGDQIFQRLMRAINREDLADEPKYADNQGRADDVNIIDAAIEAWTKKHTLAEVQQVLDQASVPVGPIYNIQDIVKDPHYKARGMLQEVVLPDGKKILVPGIVPKLSETPGKIESNGPTLGEHNEELYSEYLDFTFEDFRKLKEKGVV; via the coding sequence ATGAAGAGGCCGTTAGAAGGTATCAAAGTTTTGGAGTTAGGGAATATCGTCGCTGCCCCATTCGCTGGAAAAATACTTGCGGAGTTTGGCGCAGAGGTGATTAAAGTTGAGGAACCGACCAGTGGTGACCCACTGCGGCAATGGCGCGTCATGCATAATGGGACATCTGTATGGTGGTCCGTACAAAGTAGGAATAAGAAGTCCGTTACAGCTAATTTACGAGAACCGCATGGACAAGAGATTGTCAAAAAACTTGTAAGTAAAGTCGATGTTGTTCTGGAGAACTTCAAGCCGGGCACTTTAGAAAAATGGAAACTTGGGTATGAAGAGCTGAAAAAAATAAATCCTTCCATTATTTTGACCCGCATTTCAGGTTATGGCCAAACTGGTCCATACAAAGAAAAACCGGGATTCGGTAGTGTAGCAGAAGCGATTGGGGGCTTGCGTTATTTAACGGGTTATCCAGATTTACCGCCAGTACGGATGGGAATTGCCATTGGTGATATGGTAGCGGGTTTGTATGCTGTCATTGGGACGCTTATGGCGCTTCGGGTTCGAGATGAGCACCCCGAAAAGAAAGGGCAAGTGATTGATGTTGCACTCTATGAAGCTGTTTTTAGTCTGCTTGAAGGGGTGTTGCCAGAATATGATTTGTCTGGTCAGATAAGAGAACGGACGGGGAGTACACTTCCGGGGGTTGCACCATCTAATACATACGAATGTGCAGACGGAAAACACGTTGTCATTGGTGGAAATGGCGATCAAATTTTCCAAAGACTGATGAGGGCGATTAATCGAGAGGATCTGGCCGATGAACCGAAGTACGCAGACAATCAGGGCAGAGCGGATGATGTAAATATCATTGATGCAGCAATTGAAGCATGGACAAAGAAACATACATTAGCAGAAGTTCAACAAGTTTTAGACCAAGCCTCTGTTCCAGTAGGTCCGATTTACAATATTCAAGACATTGTGAAAGACCCTCATTATAAAGCGCGAGGCATGTTGCAAGAAGTTGTGTTACCGGATGGCAAAAAGATATTAGTTCCGGGAATCGTTCCGAAGTTATCTGAGACACCAGGAAAGATTGAATCTAATGGGCCAACACTAGGTGAACACAATGAGGAATTATATTCAGAGTACTTGGATTTCACGTTTGAAGATTTCCGAAAATTGAAAGAAAAAGGGGTCGTATGA
- a CDS encoding hydroxymethylglutaryl-CoA lyase produces the protein MASVSIIDVSPRDGLQNDARLIATKQKLKLVEQLVAAGVSKVEVTSFVRPDRVPQMADADEVLSAAVQIPKLEGIALVPNLKGYDRAKIYKPDEITWVSAASELFNQNNIGLSIEENLVQFNKVTTQAKADGISTCFAIAVSFGCPYEGDVPEERVVEIVGKAIEAGADRIGIADTIGIATPLQVERLMPKVLEIAQEIPVAIHLHDTRGLGLANAYSAYKAGIRIFETAVSGIGGCPFAPGAAGNLATEDLVYLFEQMDIDTGIHFEKILDVADYAASLSTNNPLGRIRHVEKREGIIK, from the coding sequence ATGGCATCGGTCTCAATTATTGATGTTAGCCCGCGGGATGGTTTGCAAAATGACGCTAGATTGATTGCTACGAAGCAAAAACTGAAGCTTGTCGAACAGTTAGTTGCAGCGGGTGTTTCTAAAGTCGAGGTCACCTCTTTTGTTCGACCAGATAGGGTTCCGCAGATGGCAGATGCGGATGAAGTTCTTTCGGCTGCCGTTCAAATACCGAAGTTAGAAGGGATTGCACTCGTTCCTAATCTGAAAGGATATGATCGAGCCAAGATCTATAAACCCGACGAAATTACTTGGGTAAGTGCGGCATCTGAATTGTTCAATCAGAACAATATCGGCCTATCGATTGAAGAAAACCTGGTCCAATTTAATAAGGTTACGACACAAGCAAAAGCAGACGGTATCTCAACTTGTTTCGCCATTGCAGTTAGTTTTGGATGTCCCTATGAAGGTGATGTACCAGAAGAACGAGTAGTAGAGATCGTGGGAAAAGCCATAGAAGCAGGTGCTGACCGAATTGGAATTGCGGATACAATCGGTATTGCGACGCCACTCCAAGTAGAACGACTAATGCCGAAAGTTTTAGAAATTGCACAAGAGATACCGGTAGCCATTCATTTGCATGATACGAGAGGGCTTGGCTTGGCGAATGCTTATTCAGCTTACAAGGCGGGGATTCGAATATTTGAAACCGCAGTGAGTGGAATTGGTGGATGCCCATTCGCACCAGGTGCAGCAGGAAATTTAGCTACTGAAGACTTAGTCTATCTATTTGAACAAATGGACATTGATACTGGTATACATTTCGAGAAGATATTGGATGTTGCCGACTATGCCGCTAGCTTATCAACGAATAACCCGTTGGGACGTATTCGGCATGTAGAGAAAAGAGAGGGGATTATTAAATGA